From Theileria orientalis strain Shintoku DNA, chromosome 4, complete genome, the proteins below share one genomic window:
- a CDS encoding uncharacterized protein (histone-like bacterial DNA-binding protein family protein): protein MSYTVLTLILLLSSNLSESSSNLRKHCNYEHKLFSKNQNNTLQTAFISSTPKATHELWAKQGQRQVLNKKDLVNQVAEKLNKTQKEVNTVVDEFLLSLKKHLSRNSQVNLAKFGVFKNSLRGERRMRNLQTGQIFTAKPVYVPNLRFYDTFKQDVNRELSKRDHPSHNY, encoded by the exons ATGTCATACACAGTCTTAACCTTGATTTTACTACTGAGCTCAAATTTATCAGAAAGTTCAAGTAATTTAAGAAAGCACTGTAACTACGAgcataaattatttagtaaaaaCCAAAATAATACGCTCCAAACGGCATTTATCTCGAGCACTCCCAAAGCCACACACGAGCTATGGGCAAAACAAGGCCAAAGAcag GTTTTGAACAAGAAGGACCTAGTGAACCAGGTGGcggagaagctgaacaaGACCCAGAAGGAAGTGAACACCGTGGTGGACGAATTCCTGTTATCGTTAAAAAAACACCTCTCTAGAAACTCGCAGGTCAACCTGGCCAAGTTCGGAGTCTTCAAAAACTCGCTGCGCGGGGAAAGGAGGATGAGGAATCTGCAAACTGGGCAGATATTCACGGCGAAGCCCGTGTACGTGCCGAACCTGAGGTTCTACGACACCTTTAAGCAGGACGTGAATCGGGAGCTGAGTAAGCGAGACCACCCCTCACACAACTACTAA
- a CDS encoding uncharacterized protein (prefoldin beta-like domain containing protein), with protein MGSVDYEVNVEDQEKIVNFSLLYNKRLRLEKKLELLKQEQTYLSDAQEECMIALETPLFKIGDCFLKLDDTQLDEELNKRKDLLETQMNKLTDELQQAEAESNALKSYLYSKFGNRINLEA; from the exons ATGGGCTCTGTCGACTATGAAGTCAATGTTGAGGACCAGGAGAAGATCGTGAACTTTAGTCTTCTGTACAACAAGAGGCTGAGACttgagaagaagctggagctCCTGAAACAGGAGCAGACTTACTTGAGTGACGCACAGGAGGAGTGTATGATTGCTCTTGAGACTCCACTCTTTAAAATCG GCGACTGTTTTCTAAAACTCGATGATACGCAACTGGATGAAGAATTGAATAAACGCAAGGATCTACTTGAGACTCAGATGAATAAATTGACTGATGAGCTCCAACAGGCTGAAGCTGAGTCTAATGCTCTGAAGTCGTACTTGTATTCCAAATTCGGAAACAGAATTAACCTGGAGGCTTAG
- a CDS encoding signal peptidase — translation MANMINIFSRCYAVVHAGAMVALVALFLNYFTGLGLRSQNQMTGAVDYVKTHELILDKSKVDRALLELKLSYDLRGAFDWSTHVLFLYVTANYENNRHFRNEVVIYDRIIKSSEEALLKPTNLMSKYFLYDYGRSLRSRDVSLKMYYEIVPLGGFIKQYQLDTKSFQMSDSYITDDD, via the exons ATGGCAAATATGATTAACATCTTCTCGAGATGTTACGCAGTGGTCCACGCAGGAGCAATGGTCGCGCTGGTGGCgctatttttaaattatttcacCGGCCTGGGTCTGAGATCGCAAAACCAAATGACGGGAGCCGTGGACTACGTGAAGACCCACGAATTGATACTGGACAAGTCAAAg GTCGACAGGGCACTTTTGGAACTAAAACTAAGCTATGATCTAAGAGGAGCGTTCGACTGGAGCACACATGTGCTCTTCCTGTACGTGACGGCAAACTACGAAAACAACCGCCACTTTAGAAACGAAGTCGTGATTTACGACAGGATAATCAAGAGCTCGGAAGAAGCGTTACTGAAGCCAACGAACCTCATGAGTAAATACTTCCTGTACGACTACGGAAGGAGTCTAAGGAGCAGGGACGTGAGCCTGAAAATGTACTACGAGATCGTCCCACTAGGAGGGTTCATAAAGCAGTACCAGCTGGACACTAAGTCGTTCCAGATGAGTGACTCTTACATCACAGATGACGACTAA
- a CDS encoding uncharacterized protein (vacuolar sorting protein 9 domain containing protein) — MDEVAKNPFLCILENSFFPLYKSLFNSKSIVLLPISQSLINIDITKKFIEQHILTETSIKNNFINNKGQIVELINDTFVTSFGFNNHSVCNIIKRIKIPHGSNYIEAYLIDSHLLVSNNTELTYLQYNIEDDIEVIIQRWSKDNEEFGRFFINSLNRFKSTFVLVPGYESETSNIISNITDKSIKLLLVDKKDYSEQFKRKLVEICLNYSYHYLHDLLWGYLVKSYSTKEEIIESRISKMRNELNLNLSLLIFENRHEVSNINILPSVELLHQMEATRLPLKKLNYLEKAILINNSSSEPESISLLVLALVVGNVRNAIEHYSLMKLYLQSINENSKSLYLLESAISFLIS; from the exons atGGACGAAGTGGCTAAGAATCCATTTCTGTGTATTCTGGAAAATAGTTTCTTTCCATTATACAAGTCGCTTTTTAACTCGAAAAGTATTGTACTGCTCCCAATATCGCAGTCGCTGATCAACATAGACATCACAAAGAAGTTTATAG AACAGCACATATTGACGGAGACGAGCATTAAGAACAACTTCATAAACAACAAGGGGCAGATAGTGGAGTTGATTAACGACACTTTCGTCACGAGCTTTGGGTTCAACAACCACAGCGtatgtaacataataaagAGAATTAAGATTCCGCACGGGAGTAACTACATAGAAG CATATCTGATTGATTCGCATCTGCTGGTGTCAAACAACACAG AATTGACATACCTGCAATATAACATCGAGGACGATATTGAAGTGATCATACAGAGGTGGTCGAAGGACAACGAGGAGTTCGGAAGGTTCTTCATCAACTCGTTAAACAGGTTCAAGAGCACGTTTGTACTG GTGCCAGGGTATGAGTCGGAGACCTCAAACATAATATCCAACATCACAGACAAATCG ATAAAACTACTGCTTGTGGACAAAAAGGACTACTCAGAGCAGTTTAAGAGGAAACTCGTGGAAATATGCCTCAACTACTCGTACCACTATCTTCATGATCTACTTTGGGGATATTTGGTAAAGTCATACAGCACAAAAGAGGAGATCATAGAG AGTAGAATCTCAAAAATGAGAAACGAGTTAAATTTGAACCTGTCACTGCTGATATTTGAAAACAGACACGAGGTCTCcaacataaacatattgCCATcagtggagctgctgcACCAG ATGGAAGCGACGAGGTTGCCGTTGAAAAAGCTTAACTACCTGGAAAAGGCAATACTGATCAACAACTCAAGCTCGGAACCTGAGTCCATATcgctgctggtgctggcaCTGGTAGTAGGAAACGTGCGCAACGCAATAGAGCATTACAGTCTTATGAAGCTCTACCTGCAGAGCATCAACGAAAACAGCAAGTCCTtgtacctgctggagtCAGCAATATCGTTTTTAATCAGCTAG
- a CDS encoding uncharacterized protein (dephospho-CoA kinase family protein), which produces MNVVLFDPDLNLLLASAWSSGQGSGSFCGQNRPNSFRNTRGHTTNCNSYAHNTPEDGNSSSYTANSTKDCTHVSPDDNLKCTIESNLNDISNLICRLICKISPLGVPKLNVYLLVEREFDLLSTILLNYIKSLYSLVVINSIYHGFNHELEILLKLDLTILPICNFNSFKEVKIVDIDDLDRTEANTTTGHKFIYCSNRFICNDFYGSNSNNSSTGLKISGTHGLTDTKQVLGATGNGQDLVLYLRRFDNIMFCGTFDYLHYGHKLLLLSAFLSCSKNLFIGVVASDNLIMKKADFEKIQPLETRKKMVKSYLSELQLLYSSSVNFGNSVVEADSEHGSSSSSSTYDYVSVDFNLINTNSSSTEYHSIYSSPNYFDLKGGTGYSVHTVSSTANVRVDEIPAGNGVTINLFDLFDVVGPSNKLTEKFGLVVTPELIKNGQYVNEERMRLNLVPWDLIVVGLVCYLKGDKLIKLSSSSIRSVI; this is translated from the exons atgaatgtAGTTCTTTTTGATCCTgatttaaacttacttttgGCCAGTGCTTGGTCATCTGGACAAGGTTCTGGAAGTTTTTGTGGCCAGAATCGCCCAAACTCTTTTCGTAACACCCGAGGCCATACCACAAATTGCAATTCTTACGCCCATAACACACCTGAAGATGGGAATTCATCGTCTTATACTGCTAACAGCACTAAGGATTGCACCCATGTCTCCCCGGACGACAACCTTAAATGTACCATAGAATCCAATTTGAACGATATATCAAACTTAATTTGTAGactaatttgtaaaatatcgcCGCTCGGAGTCCCTAAgttaaatgtatatttgctAGTGGAAAGGGAATTTGACTTGCTCTCCACCATTTTGTTGAACTATATTAAGTCCCTGTATTCTCTGGTGGTTATTAACAGCATCTATCACGGATTTAATCAT GAACTGGAAATACTGCTGAAATTGGACTTGACTATACTCCCAATTTGCAATTTCAACAGCTTCAAAGAGGTCAAAATAGTGGATATAGACGATTTAGATAGGACTGAGGCTAATACCACCACTGGGCACaagtttatatattgtagCAACAGGTTCATTTGTAATGATTTCTATGGCTCTAACTCGAACAACAGTAGCACCGGCTTAAAGATCTCTGGCACGCACGGACTAACAGATACTAAGCAGGTGCTAGGGGCCACTGGAAATGGCCAAGACCTTGTACTGTATCTTAGGAGGTTTGACAACATCATGTTCTGTG GCACATTCGACTACCTGCACTACGGACATAAGCTACTGCTTCTCTCAGCCTTTCTGTCTTGCAGTAAAAATCTGTTCATAGGAGTCGTTGCCTCGGACAATTTGATCATGAAAAAGGCAGACTTTGAAAAGATTCAACCCTTGGagacgaggaagaagatggtAAAATCGTATTTGAGTGAGCTTCAGCTGCTTTATTCAAGCTCTGTTAACTTTGGTAACAGTGTTGTTGAAGCGGACTCTGAACATGGCTCATCAAGTAGCTCAAGCACGTATGACTATGTTTCCGTAGACTTTAACCTGATTAATACGAACAGTAGCTCCACAGAGTACCATTCGATATACTCGTCTCCCAATTATTTTGATCTGAAGGGTGGCACTGGTTACTCCGTTCATACAGTATCTTCTACCGCAAATGTAAGGGTAGATGAGATACCAGCCGGCAATGGCGTTACCATTAACCTCTTTGATCTGTTTGATGTTGTGGGCCCATCAAACAAGTTGACTGAAAAGTTCGGCCTAGTAGTTACCCCTGAACTGATAAAGAACGGACAATATGTGAATGAAGAGAGGATGAGGTTGAACCTGGTACCGTGGGATCTAATAGTAGTTGGCCTAGTCTGTTATCTAAAGGGAGATAAGTTGATAAAGTTATCGTCTTCATCAATTCGCagtgtaatataa